From Trueperella pecoris, a single genomic window includes:
- a CDS encoding ferredoxin family protein — translation MANSNPGSINDRLASNVYEIDEGNPHIHVNQELVRRTGAAKLLVNVCPAHVYSEENGEIAVEYAACLECGTCLAVAPPGTLTWHYPAGSMGIVYREG, via the coding sequence ATGGCAAATTCTAACCCGGGATCGATCAACGACCGTTTAGCAAGCAACGTTTACGAGATTGATGAGGGCAACCCCCATATCCATGTCAACCAGGAGTTGGTGCGGCGGACGGGAGCGGCTAAGCTGCTCGTCAACGTATGCCCTGCGCATGTGTATTCGGAAGAAAACGGTGAGATCGCCGTCGAATATGCCGCATGCCTTGAGTGTGGAACTTGTTTAGCAGTTGCTCCTCCGGGCACGCTGACGTGGCATTATCCAGCAGGCTCGATGGGGATCGTCTATCGCGAAGGATAG
- a CDS encoding exo-alpha-sialidase: protein MTPTLASAAPETTESPVVGATTTDTNSPVTASSFEVLNKDKGEPFEVGETINFRVTLKNNTEKARAFGFKNSNLEGDYQKCRWWEVKPGETKRDCDFLSHKVTDADASKGFFTPQVTWIMREESDKTHTATVVNTGTTSGDAIPVATKLADLSDITVTGGEGKPSYSAGDQFSYEYTVTSLSKEQLAVEGEGCTKTLEAEKSMNCSAKYTVKEEDLERGHAELAANVKVSHDKQSTTLKKIKSVSVPRVWPQATAFKAPNADPRLDARLTNLKILDENTSKYNIRIPAITIAPNGDILASYDLRPKSGITGGMDSPNENSIVQRRSTDGGNTWGPRTVIAKGKVAGKGERFGWSDPSYVVDHATGEIFNFHVGSLDAGLPERFNPSYKLDASGKVDTKHRQAMNFAVASSTDNGRTWTSRLITDDVLRSSGANISDIAGCFATSGAGIQKMHEPFKGRLLQQAACRFKTGGFQAITIFSDDHGKTWKGGHFTNSPQKNFDENKVVELSDGSLMLNSRVSGNFGKGRRIVASSTDGGVNWKDIHIDDNLRDSTNNAQILRPFPSANKGTLRAKVLLFSNTEQGERVNGKVKMSYDDGKSWPVAKQIREGGTGYTTMAVQPDGSIGLLMEPAIWNQVGYVNFTLKEISKDLPFEVALKNVNDVVATDGTPIAPIKMDSTGNDPALADTYSAEGLPAGLTINAKTGQIEGTPAVGNKDVKSFDVKVTLTEAEDGTGIPRVSSQTFKIKLAPNPTPAPNPTPAPDPKPEPTSKPDPKPEPTSKPDPKPEPTSKPDPKPDPKPTPKVEFVSPSAPIFPSGSDPVTCKVKPSVTIVATKGVTYSVTVDGKDLEWVKDNPSRFEYEYGKTVVVKAKAVDGFELAKDATAEWSWTAPTREALKCDSTPAPKPQGPKGGALIIDQGSPTPQTGLVHTGATVAGLSILAAVLLIAGGAVAIIRRRQN, encoded by the coding sequence TTGACTCCAACCCTTGCAAGCGCAGCGCCGGAAACCACAGAATCGCCTGTTGTAGGAGCGACAACAACCGACACCAATTCACCCGTTACAGCTTCGAGCTTTGAAGTTCTTAACAAAGACAAGGGTGAACCCTTCGAAGTCGGAGAGACGATTAATTTTCGCGTCACCCTCAAGAATAATACAGAGAAGGCCCGCGCTTTCGGCTTCAAAAATTCCAACCTCGAGGGCGACTATCAGAAATGCCGATGGTGGGAGGTTAAGCCCGGAGAGACAAAGCGCGATTGCGATTTCCTTTCCCATAAAGTGACAGATGCAGACGCAAGCAAAGGCTTTTTCACACCACAGGTGACCTGGATCATGCGCGAGGAAAGCGATAAAACACATACCGCTACCGTGGTGAATACCGGCACAACTTCTGGGGATGCGATTCCTGTGGCGACCAAGCTCGCGGATCTTTCAGATATCACCGTAACAGGCGGAGAAGGTAAGCCCAGCTACAGCGCTGGAGACCAGTTCAGTTACGAATATACCGTCACCTCACTATCAAAAGAACAGCTCGCCGTTGAAGGTGAGGGTTGCACCAAAACCCTCGAGGCCGAAAAGAGCATGAACTGCTCAGCTAAGTACACTGTTAAGGAAGAAGACCTGGAACGCGGACACGCCGAATTGGCAGCCAACGTTAAGGTCAGCCACGACAAGCAGAGCACTACTCTTAAGAAAATTAAGTCCGTGAGCGTCCCACGAGTTTGGCCACAAGCAACCGCATTCAAGGCACCGAATGCTGATCCCCGGCTCGACGCACGCCTCACCAACCTAAAGATTCTCGACGAGAATACGAGCAAATACAATATCCGAATTCCCGCCATCACCATCGCACCCAACGGGGATATTCTCGCCTCATACGATCTAAGACCGAAGAGTGGAATCACCGGCGGCATGGACTCACCGAACGAGAATTCCATCGTTCAACGCCGCTCGACCGATGGCGGAAATACCTGGGGCCCGCGTACGGTTATCGCCAAAGGTAAAGTTGCTGGAAAGGGAGAACGCTTTGGTTGGTCAGATCCATCCTACGTTGTCGACCACGCTACCGGAGAGATCTTCAACTTCCACGTCGGTTCCCTCGACGCTGGACTACCAGAGAGATTCAACCCGTCCTACAAATTGGACGCGAGCGGCAAGGTAGACACGAAACACCGTCAAGCGATGAATTTCGCCGTAGCTTCCTCGACCGACAATGGTCGCACCTGGACATCTCGTCTCATCACGGATGATGTCCTCAGAAGCAGCGGCGCGAACATAAGTGACATCGCTGGTTGCTTTGCGACGTCAGGAGCTGGTATTCAAAAGATGCACGAGCCATTTAAAGGGCGCCTCCTCCAACAAGCAGCATGTCGTTTTAAGACTGGCGGTTTCCAGGCCATCACCATCTTCTCAGACGACCACGGCAAGACGTGGAAGGGTGGACACTTTACTAATTCACCCCAGAAAAACTTCGACGAGAACAAGGTCGTAGAGCTCTCTGACGGAAGCTTGATGCTGAACTCCCGCGTGTCCGGGAATTTTGGTAAAGGTAGACGTATTGTGGCGTCATCAACTGATGGTGGCGTAAACTGGAAAGATATTCATATCGACGATAATCTTCGCGATTCGACCAATAACGCCCAAATTCTCCGTCCTTTCCCGTCGGCAAACAAGGGAACGCTACGTGCCAAGGTCCTCCTATTTTCCAATACAGAACAGGGAGAGCGCGTTAACGGAAAGGTCAAGATGAGCTACGACGATGGTAAGTCGTGGCCCGTTGCAAAGCAGATCCGCGAAGGCGGTACCGGCTACACGACGATGGCTGTTCAACCCGACGGTTCGATCGGACTGCTCATGGAACCAGCTATTTGGAACCAAGTCGGCTACGTGAACTTTACGCTCAAGGAAATCTCGAAGGATTTGCCTTTCGAGGTGGCCCTCAAGAACGTTAACGACGTCGTGGCAACCGATGGTACGCCAATCGCCCCAATTAAGATGGACTCCACTGGTAATGATCCAGCTCTTGCTGACACCTACTCGGCTGAAGGGCTCCCCGCTGGCCTGACGATCAACGCAAAGACAGGCCAGATCGAGGGCACCCCTGCGGTCGGGAATAAGGACGTCAAGAGCTTCGACGTCAAGGTGACCTTGACCGAGGCCGAAGACGGCACGGGTATCCCGCGTGTATCGTCGCAGACCTTCAAGATCAAGCTTGCACCGAACCCGACGCCTGCACCGAACCCGACGCCTGCGCCGGACCCGAAGCCGGAGCCGACCTCCAAGCCGGACCCGAAGCCGGAGCCGACCTCCAAGCCGGACCCGAAGCCGGAGCCGACCTCCAAGCCGGACCCGAAGCCTGATCCCAAGCCGACGCCGAAGGTTGAGTTTGTTTCTCCGAGTGCTCCGATCTTCCCGAGTGGTTCTGATCCGGTGACGTGCAAGGTTAAGCCGTCCGTTACGATCGTTGCGACAAAGGGTGTGACTTACTCGGTGACGGTTGATGGTAAGGACCTTGAGTGGGTTAAGGATAATCCGTCGAGGTTCGAGTACGAGTACGGTAAGACCGTTGTGGTGAAGGCCAAGGCTGTTGACGGCTTTGAGCTGGCCAAGGATGCTACGGCTGAGTGGTCTTGGACTGCTCCGACACGTGAGGCGCTTAAGTGCGATTCCACGCCTGCCCCCAAGCCCCAGGGTCCGAAGGGTGGGGCGCTGATCATTGATCAGGGCTCGCCTACGCCTCAAACTGGTCTGGTTCACACCGGTGCTACGGTTGCTGGTCTGTCGATCCTCGCCGCAGTCTTGCTGATTGCCGGTGGTGCTGTAGCGATCATCCGCCGCCGACAGAACTAA
- a CDS encoding biotin--[acetyl-CoA-carboxylase] ligase: MFLLAGDFARTSQKAEVHYVLETTSTQDTLRSLPGAAPLTTIVAGVQTQGRGRLGRSWHSEAGQSLLASTLVVLPDTPVLRDTLGFLTLIAAAAMRSALAITTGGQFQVKFPNDIVTPNGLKIAGVLGEFFADTSKRRGELCLALGVGVNVYQQGKALFPGSTSLASAGVLNNDEETAVIDQLLSAYLDQLRERITTFAADPDQPNTTDLITELNAHLAGRGYETTVAGQTGVIQVLSPRAELIVRTPHGDVAIAPSEVAMIAEFGQIKPDADLQTATVRERKSHENTHR; encoded by the coding sequence ATGTTCTTATTGGCAGGTGACTTCGCGCGGACCTCGCAGAAGGCGGAGGTCCATTATGTCTTGGAAACGACCTCTACCCAAGATACGTTACGATCGCTGCCAGGTGCTGCGCCGCTAACAACCATCGTCGCTGGCGTCCAAACCCAGGGGCGGGGAAGGCTCGGGCGAAGCTGGCACTCCGAAGCAGGCCAGTCACTGCTCGCCTCCACGCTTGTAGTGCTACCAGACACCCCTGTACTTCGGGACACACTCGGCTTCCTCACGCTCATCGCTGCGGCCGCCATGCGTAGTGCACTCGCCATCACAACAGGCGGGCAGTTCCAGGTGAAATTTCCCAACGATATCGTGACCCCCAACGGGCTGAAAATCGCAGGCGTATTAGGCGAATTCTTCGCAGACACCAGCAAGCGACGCGGCGAACTCTGCCTCGCCCTCGGCGTCGGGGTCAACGTCTACCAACAAGGGAAGGCGCTATTCCCAGGCTCCACCTCACTCGCCAGCGCAGGTGTTCTCAACAACGATGAAGAAACTGCCGTCATCGACCAACTATTATCCGCCTACCTCGATCAGCTACGCGAGCGGATCACGACCTTTGCCGCCGATCCTGACCAACCAAACACAACAGACCTCATCACGGAACTCAACGCCCACCTTGCCGGGCGGGGCTACGAGACTACGGTCGCGGGCCAAACCGGTGTAATCCAGGTCTTAAGCCCCCGAGCCGAACTCATTGTTCGCACCCCACATGGCGACGTGGCAATAGCACCCAGTGAGGTCGCCATGATTGCAGAATTCGGCCAGATAAAGCCGGATGCCGATTTGCAAACCGCCACAGTCAGGGAAAGGAAAAGCCATGAAAATACTCATCGCTAA
- a CDS encoding ATP-binding protein, with protein sequence MKILIANRSEIALRIIRTATEMGLETVVGYAQADCGTPFTRMAGQAHALGGTSYAETYMNGAKLIELAKRTGATAIHPGYGFLSENAEFAHDVEAAGLTWIGPSPHTLRELGDKISARQLAERAGVQPVPGISEAISGREEVEQFVARWGYPIVTKKADGGGGRGITIIRDDADLDHFFLAQGDSLAGIFVEKFLEKARHIETQCMRDSHGNFAVVSTRDCSLQRRNQKLIEEAPAPGLSEEQERTLLVWSKALFEGADFVGLGTCEFLVDEDVFFLEVNPRLQVEHTVSEEVTGLDLVAEQIRIARGEEIASVPQPAGHSFEFRITCENPTRDMQPSEGTITQLQWPLGHGVRIETGVAVGDLVTSAFDSMLAKVIVTGPSREAAIARSLRALAELRMVGIATPVALYRDILHDAVFRAGAFSTRWFEEKFLPEWKQGAPAAQPAAATSIAYAGQPANPQPAERQTFTIEIDGRMAELTVPKGLFGGGATPSPRPQPLRRAARSRAATVTEAATGDVRSPIQAIVVRVVTEVGAPVREGDLLIVLESMKMESYVYAPLDGVVESIAVDQGANVSAGAPLLSIVPAPSEAGKE encoded by the coding sequence ATGAAAATACTCATCGCTAACCGCTCCGAGATTGCTCTGCGCATCATCCGCACCGCAACCGAAATGGGGCTGGAAACCGTTGTCGGATATGCGCAAGCCGATTGCGGCACACCATTTACACGTATGGCAGGCCAAGCCCACGCACTCGGCGGAACCAGCTACGCCGAAACCTACATGAACGGCGCCAAACTCATCGAGCTTGCCAAACGCACCGGAGCAACTGCCATTCACCCCGGCTACGGCTTTCTCTCTGAGAACGCCGAATTCGCCCACGACGTCGAAGCCGCAGGCCTGACCTGGATCGGCCCCTCGCCGCACACCCTGCGCGAACTCGGCGACAAGATCAGCGCCCGTCAGCTCGCCGAGCGAGCGGGAGTCCAACCGGTGCCAGGCATCTCCGAGGCAATCTCAGGCCGGGAGGAAGTTGAGCAATTCGTGGCACGCTGGGGCTACCCGATCGTGACGAAGAAGGCCGACGGTGGCGGTGGGCGTGGCATCACCATCATCCGCGACGACGCCGACCTCGACCACTTCTTCCTTGCCCAAGGCGACAGCCTCGCAGGCATCTTCGTCGAAAAATTCCTAGAGAAAGCGCGCCACATTGAAACACAATGTATGCGCGATTCGCACGGCAACTTTGCGGTGGTCTCCACCCGCGATTGTTCCCTCCAGCGCCGCAACCAAAAGCTCATCGAAGAGGCACCCGCCCCAGGGTTGAGCGAGGAGCAGGAGCGCACGCTCCTTGTCTGGTCGAAGGCGCTGTTCGAGGGCGCGGACTTCGTGGGCCTCGGCACGTGCGAGTTCCTCGTTGACGAGGACGTCTTCTTTCTCGAGGTTAACCCGCGACTGCAGGTCGAGCACACGGTGTCGGAGGAAGTGACTGGTCTCGACCTCGTTGCCGAGCAGATTCGCATCGCCCGCGGCGAGGAGATTGCGTCCGTGCCCCAACCGGCCGGCCATTCCTTCGAGTTCCGCATCACCTGCGAGAATCCCACGCGCGACATGCAGCCCTCCGAGGGAACCATCACCCAGCTGCAGTGGCCGCTCGGCCACGGCGTGCGCATCGAGACAGGGGTGGCCGTGGGCGACCTCGTCACCTCGGCGTTCGACTCCATGCTGGCCAAAGTGATCGTCACCGGCCCCTCGCGCGAGGCCGCCATCGCCCGTTCGCTGCGCGCGCTGGCCGAGCTGCGGATGGTCGGAATCGCCACGCCCGTGGCCCTCTACCGCGACATTCTTCACGACGCCGTCTTCCGCGCTGGCGCCTTCTCCACCCGCTGGTTTGAGGAAAAGTTCCTGCCGGAGTGGAAGCAGGGAGCCCCTGCGGCCCAGCCGGCGGCCGCGACCTCGATCGCCTACGCGGGCCAGCCCGCCAACCCGCAGCCCGCCGAGCGTCAGACCTTCACCATCGAAATCGATGGGCGGATGGCCGAACTGACCGTCCCCAAGGGCCTCTTCGGCGGGGGAGCGACGCCCTCGCCACGCCCGCAGCCTCTGCGCCGGGCCGCCCGCTCCCGGGCCGCGACCGTCACGGAGGCCGCCACGGGCGACGTGCGCTCGCCGATCCAGGCCATCGTCGTGCGCGTGGTGACCGAGGTCGGTGCACCCGTGCGCGAGGGCGACCTCCTCATCGTCTTGGAGTCCATGAAGATGGAGAGCTACGTGTATGCCCCGCTCGACGGCGTCGTCGAATCCATCGCCGTGGACCAAGGCGCCAACGTCAGTGCCGGAGCACCCCTGCTCTCCATCGTGCCCGCGCCGAGCGAGGCTGGAAAGGAGTAA
- a CDS encoding acyl-CoA carboxylase subunit beta, translated as MSHITPTNESVTIDTTSHDVDREAFIAYQEDISARAEEKACVRQHAKSKMSARERIAELLDPASFTEIGQFVGGNLAEGFQGAAVTCGLGTIGGRRVAIYAQDFSVQGGTLGEAEGDKIIATIDKALTLRIPVIGIMDSGGARIQEGVVALGQYGRIFKKTCAASGVIPQISLILGPCAGGAVYSPALTDFIIMTRDNSHMFVTGPDVVRATTGEEVTFADLGGAQVHNFHSGVAHYLAEDEHDALDYTRTLLTYLPANCDEPAPSYDYLPDAEPEAIDVGALVPESTKVPYDVVDVIGAIVDYGEFVQIQEFFARNIVVGFACIEGRSVGIVANQPLHDAGTLDVDASEKAARFVQFCDAFKIPVVTLVDVPGYRPGTEQEQAGIIRRGAKLIWAYATASVPLVTVILRKAYGGAYIVMGSKSLGGDLVYAWPGAEIAVLGADGAVSIIHRRELKAAQAEGNATEVFARLSREYTRANVNPYLSVARGELDGIIAPSNTRHTIASSLEALQSKTTIHHGPARHGNMPM; from the coding sequence ATGTCTCACATCACCCCGACCAACGAATCGGTCACGATCGACACGACCTCTCACGACGTCGACCGAGAGGCATTCATTGCCTACCAGGAGGACATCTCCGCGCGGGCCGAGGAGAAGGCCTGCGTGCGCCAACACGCCAAGTCAAAAATGAGCGCGCGCGAGCGCATCGCCGAACTCCTGGACCCCGCCTCGTTCACCGAGATCGGCCAGTTCGTGGGCGGCAACCTGGCCGAGGGCTTCCAGGGCGCGGCCGTGACCTGCGGGCTGGGCACCATCGGCGGTCGCCGCGTTGCGATCTACGCCCAGGATTTCTCGGTGCAGGGCGGCACGCTCGGCGAGGCCGAGGGGGACAAGATCATCGCTACCATTGACAAGGCGCTCACGCTGCGCATCCCCGTCATCGGGATCATGGACTCGGGCGGGGCCCGCATCCAGGAAGGCGTGGTGGCGCTCGGCCAGTACGGGCGGATCTTCAAGAAGACGTGCGCGGCCTCCGGGGTGATCCCGCAGATCTCGCTCATCCTTGGCCCGTGCGCCGGGGGTGCGGTCTACTCGCCGGCGCTGACCGACTTCATCATCATGACGCGGGACAACTCGCACATGTTCGTCACCGGCCCCGACGTCGTCCGTGCGACGACGGGCGAGGAAGTCACCTTCGCCGACCTCGGCGGAGCCCAGGTGCACAACTTCCACTCCGGTGTCGCTCACTACCTAGCCGAGGATGAGCACGACGCGCTCGACTACACGCGCACGCTCCTGACCTACCTGCCCGCCAACTGTGACGAGCCCGCTCCGTCCTACGACTATCTTCCCGACGCCGAGCCGGAGGCGATCGACGTCGGCGCGCTCGTGCCGGAATCGACGAAGGTGCCCTACGACGTCGTCGACGTCATTGGCGCCATCGTCGACTACGGCGAGTTCGTCCAGATCCAGGAATTCTTCGCCCGCAACATCGTGGTGGGCTTTGCTTGCATCGAGGGCCGGTCGGTGGGAATCGTCGCGAATCAGCCTCTCCACGACGCCGGAACCCTCGACGTCGACGCCTCGGAGAAGGCCGCCCGCTTCGTGCAGTTCTGTGACGCCTTCAAGATTCCGGTGGTCACGCTCGTGGACGTGCCGGGCTATCGGCCAGGCACGGAGCAGGAACAGGCGGGCATCATTCGTCGCGGCGCGAAGCTGATCTGGGCCTACGCCACCGCTTCCGTCCCGCTCGTGACGGTGATCCTGCGTAAGGCATACGGCGGAGCCTACATCGTGATGGGCTCGAAGTCGCTGGGCGGCGACCTCGTCTACGCCTGGCCGGGCGCGGAAATCGCTGTCCTCGGCGCGGACGGCGCGGTGTCGATCATCCACCGTCGCGAGCTCAAGGCCGCCCAGGCCGAGGGCAACGCCACCGAGGTCTTCGCCCGGCTCTCGCGCGAATACACGCGCGCCAATGTCAACCCCTATCTGTCGGTGGCCCGCGGCGAGCTCGACGGCATCATCGCCCCGAGCAACACCCGCCACACCATCGCCTCCTCACTGGAGGCCCTTCAGTCCAAAACCACTATCCATCACGGCCCCGCGCGCCACGGCAACATGCCGATGTAG